From one Marmota flaviventris isolate mMarFla1 chromosome 1, mMarFla1.hap1, whole genome shotgun sequence genomic stretch:
- the Kcnh2 gene encoding voltage-gated inwardly rectifying potassium channel KCNH2: MPVRRGHVAPQNTFLDTIIRKFEGQSRKFIIANARVENCAVIYCNDGFCELCGYSRAEVMQRPCTCDFLHGPRTQRRAAAQIAQALLGAEERKVEIAFYRKDGSCFLCLVDVVPVKNEDGAVIMFILNFEVVMEKDLVGSPARDTNHRGPTTSWLAPGRAKTFRLKLPALLALTTRESAGRPGSAGSVGAPGAVVVDVDLTPAAPSSESLALDEVSAMDNHVVGLGPAEERRALVGPGSPTVSAPGPHPSPRAHSLNPDASGSSCSLARTRSRESCASVRRASSADDIEAMRAGALPPPPRHASTGAMHPLRSGLLNSTSDSDLVRYRTISKIPQITLNFVDLKGDPFLASPTSDREIIAPKIKERTHNVTEKVTQVLSLGADVLPEYKLQAPRIHRWTILHYSPFKAVWDWLILLLVIYTAVFTPYSAAFLLKETEEGSQAPDCGYACQPLAVVDLIVDIMFIVDILINFRTTYVNANEEVVSHPGRIAVHYFKGWFLIDMVAAIPFDLLIFGSGSEELIGLLKTARLLRLVRVARKLDRYSEYGAAVLFLLMCTFALIAHWLACIWYAIGNMEQPHMDSRIGWLHNLGDQIGKPYNSSGLGGPSIKDKYVTALYFTFSSLTSVGFGNVSPNTNSEKIFSICVMLIGSLMYASIFGNVSAIIQRLYSGTARYHTQMLRVREFIRFHQIPNPLRQRLEEYFQHAWSYTNGIDMNAVLKGFPECLQADICLHLNRSLLQHCKPFRGATKGCLRALAMKFKTTHAPPGDTLVHAGDLLTALYFISRGSIEILRGDVVVAILGKNDIFGEPLNLYARPGKSNGDVRALTYCDLHKIHRDDLLEVLDMYPEFSDHFWSSLEITFNLRDTNMIPGSPGSAELEGGFNRQRKRKLSFRRRTDKDAEQPGEMSALGPGRAGAGQSSRGRLGESWGESPSSGPSSPESSEDEEPGRSSSPLRLVPFSSPRPPGEPLGGEPLTEDREKSSDTCNPLSGAFSGVSNIFSFWGDSRGRQYQELPRCPAPTPSLLNIPLSSPSRRPRGDVESRLDALQRQLNRLETRLSADMATVLQLLQRQMTLVPPAYSAVTTPGPGPTSTSPLLPVGPIPTLTLDSLSQVSQFMAFEELPPGVPELPQEGPTRRLSLPGQLGALTSQPLHRHGSDPGS; the protein is encoded by the exons ATGCCTGTGCGGAGGGGCCACGTCGCGCCGCAGAACACCTTCCTGGACACCATCATCCGCAAGTTTGAGGGCCAGA GCCGCAAGTTCATCATCGCCAACGCCAGGGTGGAGAACTGCGCCGTCATCTACTGCAACGACGGCTTCTGCGAGCTGTGCGGCTACTCTCGGGCCGAGGTGATGCAGCGGCCCTGCACCTGCGACTTCCTGCATGGGCCGCGCACGCAGCGCCGTGCCGCCGCGCAGATCGCGCAGGCCCTGCTCGGCGCCGAAGAGCGCAAAGTGGAGATCGCCTTCTACCGGAAAGATG GGAGCTGCTTCCTGTGTCTGGTGGATGTGGTGCCTGTGAAGAACGAGGATGGGGCTGTCATCATGTTCATCCTCAACTTTGAGGTGGTGATGGAGAAGGACCTGGTGGGGTCCCCGGCACGTGACACCAATCACCGGGGCCCCACCACCAGCTGGCTGGCTCCCG GTCGGGCCAAGACCTTCCGCCTGAAGCTGCCTGCGCTGCTGGCGCTGACCACTCGGGAGTCTGCTGGGCGGCCGGGCAGTGCGGGCAGTGTGGGTGCCCCCGGAGCTGTGGTGGTGGATGTGGACCTCACGCCTGCGGCACCCAGCAGCGAATCACTGGCCCTGGACGAGGTGTCGGCCATGGACAACCATGTGGTGGGGCTTGGGCCGGCTGAGGAGCGGCGTGCACTGGTGGGCCCGGGCTCACCTACGGTCAGTGCACCTGGCCCACACCCGTCTCCGAGGGCCCACAGCCTCAACCCTGATGCCTCAGGCTCCAGCTGCAGCCTGGCCCGGACGCGCTCCCGAGAGAGCTGTGCCAGTGTGCGCCGTGCATCTTCGGCTGACGACATCGAGGCCATGCGCGCAGGGGCCCTGCCCCCACCACCGCGCCATGCCAGCACTG GGGCCATGCACCCCCTGCGCAGTGGCCTGCTTAACTCCACCTCAGACTCGGACCTCGTGCGCTACCGCACCATTAGCAAGATTCCCCAAATCACCCTCAACTTTGTGGACCTCAAGGGAGACCCCTTCCTGGCCTCGCCCACCAGTGACCGGGAGATCATAGCACCCAAGATAAAGGAGCGGACTCACAATGTCACTGAGAAGGTCACCCAG GTCCTGTCTCTGGGTGCTGACGTGCTGCCGGAATATAAGCTGCAGGCACCACGCATCCACCGCTGGACCATCCTGCACTACAGCCCCTTCAAGGCCGTGTGGGACTGGCTCATCCTGCTGCTGGTCATCTACACGGCTGTCTTCACGCCCTACTCGGCTGCCTTCCTGTTGAAGGAGACTGAAGAGGGTTCCCAGGCCCCTGACTGTGGTTATGCCTGCCAGCCATTGGCCGTGGTGGACCTTATTGTGGATATCATGTTCATCGTGGACATCCTCATCAACTTCCGCACCACCTATGTCAATGCCAACGAGGAGGTGGTCAGCCACCCCGGCCGCATCGCTGTCCACTACTTCAAGGGCTGGTTTCTCATTGACATGGTGGCCGCCATCCCCTTTGACTTGCTCATCTTTGGCTCTGGCTCTGAGGAG CTCATTGGGCTGCTGAAGACTGCGCGGCTGCTGCGGCTGGTTCGCGTGGCGCGGAAGCTGGACCGCTACTCGGAGTACGGGGCCGCCGTGCTTTTCCTGCTCATGTGCACCTTCGCGCTCATTGCGCACTGGCTGGCCTGCATCTGGTACGCCATCGGCAACATGGAGCAGCCGCACATGGACTCGCGCATCGGCTGGTTGCACAACCTGGGCGACCAGATCGGCAAGCCCTACAACAGCAGTGGCCTGGGTGGTCCCTCCATCAAGGACAAGTACGTCACAGCGCTCTACTTCACCTTCAGCAGCCTCACCAGCGTGGGCTTCGGCAATGTCTCTCCAAATACTAACTCGGAGAAAATCTTCTCCATCTGCGTCATGCTCATTGGCT CCCTCATGTATGCCAGCATCTTCGGCAACGTGTCTGCCATCATCCAGCGGCTGTACTCGGGCACCGCCCGCTACCACACACAGATGCTCCGGGTGCGGGAGTTCATCCGCTTTCACCAGATTCCTAACCCGCTGCGTCAGCGCCTAGAGGAATACTTCCAGCACGCCTGGTCCTACACCAACGGCATCGACATGAACGCG GTGCTGAAAGGTTTCCCTGAGTGCCTGCAGGCCGACATCTGCCTGCACCTGAACCGGTCACTGCTGCAGCACTGCAAGCCTTTTCGCGGGGCCACCAAGGGCTGCCTGAGGGCTCTGGCCATGAAGTTCAAGACCACACATGCACCACCAGGAGATACGCTGGTGCACGCTGGGGACCTGCTCACGGCGCTCTACTTCATCTCCCGTGGTTCTATTGAAATCCTGCGGGGCGATGTCGTTGTGGCCATCTTGG ggAAAAACGACATCTTTGGAGAGCCTCTGAACCTGTATGCACGGCCTGGCAAGTCCAATGGGGACGTGCGTGCCCTTACCTACTGTGACCTGCATAAAATCCATCGGGACGACCTGCTAGAGGTGCTGGATATGTACCCTGAGTTCTCAGACCACTTCTGGTCTAGCCTGGAGATCACCTTCAACCTGCGGGAT ACCAACATGATCCCGGGCTCCCCTGGCAGCGCGGAGTTAGAGGGCGGTTTCAACCGGCAACGCAAGCGCAAGCTGTCCTTCCGGAGGCGCACCGACAAGG ACGCGGAGCAGCCAGGGGAGATGTCGGCCTTGGGGCCTGGCCGGGCCGGGGCAGGGCAGAGTAGCCGTGGCCGGCTGGGGGAGTCCTGGGGGGAGAGCCCATCCAGTGGCCCCTCCAGCCCCGAGAGCAGTGAGGATGAGGAACCAGGTCGCAGCTCCAGCCCCCTCCGCCTGGTGCCCTTCTCTAGTCCCAGGCCCCCTGGAGAGCCACTGGGTGGGGAGCCCCTGACGGAGGACCGGGAGAAGAGCAGTGACACCTGCAACCCTCTTTCAG GCGCCTTCTCTGGGGTGTCCAACATTTTCAGCTTTTGGGGGGACAGCCGGGGCCGCCAGTACCAGGAATTGCCTCgctgccccgcccccacccccagcctcctcAACATCCCACTGTCCAGCCCCAGCCGGCGGCCCCGGGGTGATGTGGAGAGCAGGCTGGACGCGCTCCAGCGGCAGCTCAACAG gctggagacccggCTGAGTGCAGACATGGCCACTGTCCTGCAGCTGCTACAGAGGCAGATGACACtggtcccacctgcctacagtgcTGTGACCACCCCGGGGCCTGGTCCCACTTCCACCTCCCCTTTGCTGCCTGTGGGCCCCATCCCCACCCTCACCCTGGACTCGCTTTCTCAG GTTTCCCAGTTCATGGCGTTCGAGGAGCTTCCTCCGGGAGTCCCAGAGCTTCCCCAAGAAGGCCCCACTCGTCGCCTCTCCCTGCCGGGCCAGCTGGGGGCCCTCACCTCCCAGCCTCTGCACAGACATGGCTCAGACCCGGGCAGTTAG